The Thalassotalea psychrophila genome window below encodes:
- a CDS encoding 4a-hydroxytetrahydrobiopterin dehydratase, giving the protein MTTTLAKQECEACQVGAPKVSDEELAQLIGQIPDWVPEVRNGVMMLERVFKFKNFKLALEFTNKVAELAEAEFHHPAITTEWGKVTVTWWTHAIKGLHQNDFICAAKTDELL; this is encoded by the coding sequence ATGACAACTACATTAGCAAAACAAGAATGCGAAGCATGCCAAGTAGGCGCTCCAAAAGTTTCAGACGAAGAATTAGCACAACTAATTGGCCAAATACCTGATTGGGTACCAGAAGTGCGCAATGGTGTGATGATGTTAGAGCGTGTATTTAAATTTAAAAACTTTAAATTAGCGTTAGAGTTTACCAACAAGGTTGCTGAATTAGCTGAAGCTGAATTTCATCACCCGGCAATTACCACTGAATGGGGTAAAGTAACGGTAACATGGTGGACACACGCGATTAAAGGTCTTCATCAGAATGACTTTATATGTGCTGCTAAGACGGATGAACTACTTTAG